A single Drechmeria coniospora strain ARSEF 6962 chromosome 03, whole genome shotgun sequence DNA region contains:
- a CDS encoding chitin synthase 4: protein MSLPERPGASPAMDQRSSYRNSSSRRPPPTDVESGGYHAVPMPGHHERGKSVSSFADTISSPNANTESLPLTPTDTHGHGRHTGSDIPTRKRSLIKPERNRIGKDHRNYHYHRHAANMDVLPSSTGNDPIAENFDGATEQSGGSQANGSFTDSPPRGTRSDKAGAGYQEKDETRVKTRPARVKSGKITKESKSSRDARKGKKNKVVEDQLRPPSFWNVYCAIVTFWAPDFTLRCCGKPTKAQQRAWREKMGLISIILLIMAIVGFLTFGFTAVVCSAPPLRLRVNEVGGGYMIFHGVAYDLSTSHHPPAEGIPMRPDGRGANVLYDLPVKHGGEDGSFLFQNVNGNCKDLITLAKGSDVPTNSDGDLSWYFPCTTFNQDGSSKPNLTVPYYLGYGCHTTQNARNTFYLGLSGAAEVYFSWDDVKNRSRNLIVYSGNVLDLNLLNWFNESQVTVPKRFRELQDPSSAVNRAIRGRDVTRMFQSSDDKKHLQCFEEIIKVGSIDTETIGCIASKVVLYCALILILSVVLARFALALVFQWFISRNYAAAKTSQSSDRRKRNRQIEDWSQDIYRAPARIPGDVGSTVLGSDRMSKRGSSFLPKTSRFSAVYGAERSPAHRRVPTTMASQGTPGSLLNPSSIYRQGNDSRASFLRTDPYSSTGASDGPGPAGFIHDAVVPQPPSDWMPFGFPLAHTMCMVTAYSEGVEGIRTTLDSIAMTDYPNSHKCIVIVCDGIIKGKGEAMSTPDACLSMLKDHSTPPELVQPFSYVAVASGSKRHNMAKVYCGFYDYGAKSQIPIDRQQRVPMMVVVKCGTPAEAGKEKPGNRGKRDSQIILMSFLQKVMFDERMTELEYEMFNGMWKVTGMSPDFYEVVLMVDADTKVFPDSLTHMVSAMVKDPEIMGLCGETKIANKRDSWVTAIQVFEYFISHHLAKSFESVFGGVTCLPGCFCMYRIKAPKGGQNYWVPILANPDIVEHYSENVVETLHEKNLYLLGEDRYLTTLMLRTFPKRKQVFVPQAVCKTTVPAKFSVLLSQRRRWINSTIHNLMELVLVRDLCGTFCFSMQFVIFVELIGTLVLPAAIAFTFYVVITSIINSPPQIIPLVLLALILGLPGVLIIVTAHSWSYVLWMLIYLLSLPIWNFLLPTYAFWKFDDFSWGETRQTDGESKKRGHETEGEFDSSQITMKRWAEFEREKRSKSVYWGSRENVVGGGGHGNWSASQGHYTNDEYYSDM, encoded by the exons ATGTCTCTCCCCGAGAGGCCGGGTGCCAGCCCGGCAATGGACCAGCGCAGCTCGTACCGGAACTCAtcttctcgacggccgccccCGACCGACGTTGAATCTGGAGGTTATCATGCCGTCCCCATGCCCGGGCATCACGAACGTGGGAAATCTGTCTCTTCTTTCGCCGATACCATTTCGAGCCCTAATGCCAATACAGAGAGCCTGCCTCTGACACCGACGGACACCCATGGTCATGGGAGGCACACTGGCTCCGACATACCCACCCGCAAACGGAGCCTGATCAAGCCGGAGAGGAACCGGATCGGAAAGGACCATCGAAACTACCACTACCACCGTCACGCTGCCAACATGGATGtcctgccctcgtcgaccggcAACGACCCCATCGCGGAGAATTTCGATGGCGCCACCGAGCAATCGGGGGGCTCCCAGGCGAACGGCAGCTTCACTGACTCGCCACCGCGTGGCACACGATCCGacaaggccggcgccgggtACCAGGAGAAGGACGAAACGCGCGTCAAGACTCGTCCGGCTCGAGTGAAGTCGGGCAAGATCACAAAGGAGAGCAAGTCGAGCCGCGACGCGCGCAAGGGCAAGAAGAACAAGGTTGTCGAGGATCAGCTTCGACCGCCTAGTTTCTGGAACGTCTACTGCGCCATCGTCACCTTCTGGGCCCCCGACTTCACCCTACGGTGCTGCGGAAAACCCACCAAGGCGCAGCAACGAGCGTGGAGGGAAAAGATGGGGCTCATCAGCATCATCCTCCTCATCATGGCCATCGTTGGCTTCCTCACCTTTGGcttcaccgccgtcgtctgcaGTGCGCCTCCGCTACGGCTCCGCGTCAACGAGGTCGGTGGTGGGTACATGATCTTTCACGGCGTCGCCTACGACCTTTCCACGTCGCACCACCCCCCTGCGGAGGGCATTCCCATGAGGCCCGACGGCCGGGGCGCCAATGTTCTGTACGACCTGCCGGTGAAGCACGGCGGTGAGGATGGAAGCTTCCTCTTCCAGAACGTCAACGGCAACTGCAAAGACCTCATCACGCTGGCCAAGGGCTCCGACGTGCCCACCAACTCGGACGGGGATCTGTCTTGGTACTTTCCCTGCACCACCTTCAACCAGGACGGCTCGAGCAAGCCGAACTTGACGGTTCCGTATTACCTTGGATATGGCTGTCACACGACGCAGAATGCCCGAAACACCTTCTACCTCGGCCTGAGCGGTGCGGCGGAGGTGTACTTCTCGTGGGATGACGTCAAGAACCGCTCGCGCAACCTGATTGTCTATTCCGGCAATGTCCTCGACCTCAACCTGTTGAACTGGTTCAACGAGAGCCAGGTGACGGTGCCGAAGCGCTTCAGGGAGCTCCAAGacccctcctcggccgtcaacCGAGCCATTCGCGGGCGCGACGTCACTCGCATGTTCCAGTCATCCGACGACAAGAAGCACCTCCAGTGCTTCGAGGAGATCATCAAGGTCGGATCCATTGACACCGAGACCATCGGCTGCATCGCCTCCAAGGTCGTCCTCTACTGCGCCCTCATTCTCATCctctccgtcgtcctcgccaggTTCGCCCTCGCTCTCGTCTTCCAGTGGTTCATCAGCCGAAactacgccgccgccaagacGTCGCAGAGCTCGGATCGCCGCAAGCGCAATCGCCAGATCGAGGACTGGTCCCAGGACATTTACCGAGCGCCAGCCCGAATCCCCGGCGATGTCGGCAGCACCGTCCTCGGCTCCGACCGCATGAGCAAGCGAGGCTCGTCCTTCCTGCCCAAGACATCGCGGTTTTCGGCCGTGTACGGCGCGGAACGGTCTCCCGCCCACCGTCGCGTTCccacgacgatggcgagccaGGGAACGCCCGGTTCGCTGCTCAACCCCAGCTCCATCTACAGGCAGGGCAATGATAGCCGGGCCAGCTTCCTCCGCACCGATCCCTACAGCAGCACGGGCGCGTCTGACGGTCCCGGTCCCGCCGGCTTCAtccacgacgccgtcgttcCGCAACCCCCCTCGGACTGGATGCCCTTCGGGTTCCCCCTCGCCCATACTATGTGCATGGTCACGGCGTACTCGGAAGGCGTCGAGGGAATCCGAACGACGTTGGACTCGATTGCCATGACCGACTACCCCAACAGTCACAAGTGCATCGTCATCGTGTGCGACGGTATTATCAAAGGCAAAGGCGAAGCCATGTCGACGCCCGATGCCTGCTTGAGCATGCTCAAGGACCACTCGACCCCTCCCGAGCTCGTCCAACCGTTCTCCTACGTCGCTGTCGCCAGTGGCTCCAAGCGCCACAACATGGCCAAGGTCTACTGCGGCTTCTACGACTACGGAGCCAAATCCCAGATCCCCATCGACCGTCAACAGCGCGTGCCGATGATGGTGGTTGTCAAGTGCGGCACGCCCGCCGAGGCGGGCAAGGAGAAGCCGGGCAACCGAGGCAAGCGAGACAGCCAGATCATTCTCATGTCCTTTTTGCAAAAGGTCATGTTCGACGAGCGGATGACGGAGCTCGAGTACGAAATGTTCAACGGAATGTGGAAGGTGACGGGCATGTCGCCCGACTTCTACGAGGTGGTGCTCATGGTCGACGCCGATACCAAGGTTTTCCCCGACAGCTTGACGCACATGGTGTCGGCCATGGTGAAGGATCCCGAGATCATGGGCCTCTGCGGCGAGACCAAGATTGCGAACAAGCGCGACTCCTGGGTGACGGCCATTCAGGTGTTCGAGTACTTCATCTCGCACCATCTGGCCAAATCGTTCGAGTCGGTCTTTGGCGGCGTCACGTGCCTGCCCGGATGCTTTTGCATGTACCGCATCAAGGCGCCCAAGGGCGGCCAGAACTACTGGGTTCCCATCTTGGCCAATCCTGACATCGTGGAGCACTACTCGGAGAACGTCGTCGAGACGCTTCACGAGAAGAACCTCTACCTTCTGGGCGAGGATCGATACTTGACGACGCTCATGCTGCGAACCTTTCCCAAACGAAAACAAGTCTTCGTGCCCCAGGCCGTCTGCAAGACCACGGTCCCCGCCAAGTTCTCGGTTCTCTTGTCGCAACGACGTCGGTGGATCAACTCGACGATCCACAACCTCATGGAGCTCGTCTTGGTCCGAGACCTGTGCGGAACCTTTTGCTTCAGCATGCAGTTTGTCATTTTCGTCGAGCTGATTGGAACGCTGGTGCTCCCCGCCGCCATTGCGTTCACGTTTTATGTTG TTATCACGTCCATCATCAACTCCCCGCCACAGATTAtccccctcgtcctcctcgcgctCATCCTAGGCTTGCCGGGTGTGCTGATAATCGTCACTGCCCATTCGTGGTCGTACGTCCTCTGGATGCTGATTTACCTCCTGTCGTTGCCCATCTGGAATTTCCTTCTCCCGACGTACGCCTTCTGGAAGTTTGACGATTTCTCGTGGGGCGAGACGCGTCAGACGGACGGGGAATCCAAGAAGCGCGGCCACGAGACCGAGGGCGAGTTTGACAGCAGCCAGATCACGATGAAGCGATGGGCCGAGTTTGAACGCGAGAAGCGCTCCAAGAGCGTGTACTGGGGCTCGAGGGAAAATGTTGTTGGCGGAGGAGGCCACGGCAACTGGTCGGCATCCCAGGGCCACTACACCAACGATGAGTACTATTCCGATATGTGA
- a CDS encoding cell cycle serine/threonine-protein kinase CDC5/MSD2: protein MLFRETGTRSAHRMNTAGLKANHLSQNPLSDLLQSRCSILHVEHRHPPAPLQPVTMAHRVAAARAAADMEALSPRDVNAQRIPSHKISDLKTKTVAQLRAVKDKEHPPPPPPEVTEPCSVDQPDGAVYQVGKLLGKGGFAICYSAQLARTKKKYALKIVKSRMPPKMEQKFQTELQIHSKMRHKNVVHFLRAFSFDSCTYLVLELCNNGSLMDMVKRRKGLTEPEVRFYSVQIAGAIKYMHGKGIIHRDLKMGNIFLDGQMNAKIGDFGLAALLVTGRDMQTIRRTTLCGTPNYIAPEILEKGRKGHDHMVDIWSLGIIMFAMLTSKPPFQSSTTDEIYRRARERDYEWPTAEASQKFISEEAKDVVATMLQEADRRPDPDVIVQHPFFISGYMPTEADMSARLREVPPERQEFYATRMSSSVQSQSYRNLKEMCRECCVGPWSPVQVIHTQIWKEMAAEEKAGLTPVIPLADNLVYRPFSDYVSEQQQLRKKHASSISSYSAQPTSTSTSEERPASSTQIAPAAQKPLAGLLRQPPQSFAAQQRAQNKPAASATSVLRTKLPAEAMPSTSQTTRTRPRQDPVPEKAPRDDAPESSSKTTRSSVMRTNLPSARSAPSLQVVERAANMAADASHPVPVSRKRHSSGSIRSATLFSPLEQAEDVSGSHPDLILNRLKRLQAELERALNSRTMAIISSKTVTPPHPYVVVKWVDYTNKFGLGYILNDGSVGCILRDIPTTDGNKSAVLPPAGVFIRAAEEHILRRQDESYSDRNQPIPMMQSIKFFENNGERGLAEVSVSPEQFRVAVGEDGTAGKMSPGKDIYQHRKRERIILWKKFANYMIAYGRDETAPAGGATGGSGVMSPGQRDTQAELVTFYQRFGDVGCWSFCDGHLQFNFPDHTKIVLDPTGTWCHFWHLPQEAAESLAATGTIGAAALDDRATLSYPLQTLLNFQAKPSASRSARSTTSRRRPEIDPEMQGIPAANDFRHKIEFIKDVVKEWVANGGLGNSSMSRESRLRWTGFRETVHATIPQKHVWVTIGARWGDQRLSTFVDPRKPWELGEDVDSSAKR, encoded by the exons ATGCTCTTCCGCGAGACTG GGACCCGGAGCGCCCACCGCATGAACACCGCGGGGCTCAAGGCTAACCATCTGTCGCAGAATCCTCTGTCCGATCTTCTTCAGTCCCGCTGCTCCATCTTGCACGTTGAGCACCGCCACCCACCGGCGCCTTTGCAGCCGGTCACCATGGCTCACAGGGTAGCCGCCGCGAGGGCTGCCGCCGACATGGAAGCATTATCCCCGAGGGATGTGAACGCCCAGCGGATTCCCAGTCACAAGATTTCCGACCTCAAGACGAAGACGGTGGCGCAGTTGAGGGCAgtcaaggacaaggagcatccgccgcctcccccccctgAGGTCACAGAGCCCTGCAGCGTCGACCAGCCGGACGGTGCCGTCTATCAAGTCGGCAAGCTGCTCGGCAAGGGAGGTTTCGCCATCTGCTACAGCGCCCAGCTCGCTCGGACGAAGAAGAAGTACGCGCTCAAGATTGTCAAGAGCCGTATGCCGCCGAAGATGGAACAAAAG TTCCAAACTGAACTTCAAATACATTCCAAGATGCGACATAAGAATGTCGTTCACTTTCTGAGGGCCTTCTCTTTCGACAGCTGCACCtatctcgtcctcgagctttGCAACAACGGTTCTCTCATGGACATGGTGAAGCGGCGAAAAGGTCTCACCGAGCCCGAAGTTCGCTTCTATTCCGTCCAAATTGCCGGCGCcatcaagtacatgcatggcaAGGGCATCATCCACCGCGACCTGAAGATGGGAAACATCTTCTTGGATGGTCAGATGAACGCAAAGATTGGCGacttcggcctcgccgccttgttGGTCACTGGTAGGGACATGCAGACCATCCGTCGAACAACTCTGTGCGGCACCCCCAACTACATCGCACCCGAAATCCTCGAAAAAGGCAGAAAGGGGCATGATCATATGGTCGACATATGGAGCCTGGGCATCATCAT GTTCGCCATGCTGACGTCGAAACCGCCGTTTCAGtcttcgacgacggacgaaaTCTACCGTCGTGCGAGGGAGAGAGACTACGAATGGCCGACCGCGGAGGCGTCTCAGAAGTTCATCAGCGAAGAAGCCAaggacgtcgtcgccaccatgCTGCAGGAGGCAGACAGGCGACCAGACCCAGACGTCATCGTCCAGCATCCCTTCTTCATCTCGGGATACATGCCGACGGAGGCCGATATGAGTGCGCGATTGCGCGAGGTGCCTCCCGAACGTCAGGAGTTCTATGCCACCCGCATGAGCAGCTCGGTGCAATCCCAGTCGTACCGCAATCTCAAGGAAATGTGTCGCGAGTGCTGCGTCGGTCCTTGGAGCCCCGTTCAGGTCATCCACACTCAAATTTGGAAggagatggcggccgaggagaaggctGGCCTGACGCCGGTCATTCCTCTGGCTGATAACCTCGTCTACAGACCATTTAGCGACTACGTCAGCgaacagcagcagctccgGAAGAAGCATGcatcctccatctcctcgtactcggcgcagccgacgtcgacgtcgacgtcggaggAAAGGCCAGCAAGCAGTACCCAGATAGCTCCGGCCGCTCAGAAACCTCTCGCAGGTCTGTTGAGACAGCCTCCGCAAAGCTTTGCCGCTCAACAACGGGCGCAGAACAAACCCGCTGCATCTGCTACTTCCGTTCTCAGAACCAAGCTTCCAGCTGAAGCGATGCCGTCCACCTCCCAGACGACGCGAACGCGCCCTCGCCAGGATCCAGTCCCGGAGAAGGCACCCAGAGACGATGCTCCCGAGAGCTCCAGCAAGACGACGCGATCCTCGGTGATGCGGACCAACCTGCCGTCGGCTCGATCGGCGCCAAGTCTGCAAGTCGTCGAACGAGCGGCGAACATGGCCGCGGACGCTTCGCATCCCGTCCCGGTCTCCAGGAAACGGCACAGTTCAGGGTCAATCCGCTCCGCAACGCTCTTCAGTCCGCTCGAGCAGGCGGAGGACGTGTCGGGATCGCATCCTGACTTGATTCTGAATCGCCTGAAGCGCCTCCAAGCAGAGCTGGAACGGGCACTCAACTCTCGGACCATGGCGATCATATCTTCCAAGACGGTGACGCCGCCGCACCCGTACGTTGTTGTGAAATGGGTTGACTACACCAACAAGTTTGGGCTCGGCTACATTCTCAACGACGGAAGCGTCGGCTGCATCCTGCGCGACATCCCCACTACCGATGGCAACAAATCGGCCGTCCTCCCTCCGGCCGGCGTCTTCATCCGAGCTGCCGAGGAGCACATCCTCCGTCGGCAAGATGAATCATACTCGGACAGGAATCAACCGATCCCCATGATGCAGTCCATCAAGTTCTTCGAGAACAACGGCGAGAGGGGCCTCGCTGAAGTCTCCGTCTCGCCTGAGCAGTTCCGAGTAGCCGTGGGTGAGGACGGTACGGCGGGAAAGATGAGCCCTGGGAAGGACATATACCAGCATCGCAAGCGAGAGAGGATTATCTTGTGGAAGAAGTTTGCCAACTACATGATTGCCTACGGGAGAgacgagacggcgccggcggggggGGCCACCGGCGGCTCAGGAGTCATGTCGCCCGGCCAAAGGGACACGCAGGCAGAGCTGGTGACCTTTTATCAGCGATTTGGCGATGTCGGCTGTTGGTCATTCTGCGACGGCCATCTTCAGTTCAACTTCCCCGACCACACCAAGATCGTCCTCGACCCGACTGGTACTTGGTGTCACTTCTGGCATCTGCCGCaagaggcggccgagagtcTCGCCGCGACGGGCACCATCGGAGCCGCGGCGTTGGACGACCGCGCGACGCTCTCCTACCCCCTGCAGACGCTGCTCAACTTCCAGGCCAAGCCATCGGCATCTCGATCTGCGCGCTCGACTACCTCCCGAAGGAGGCCGGAGATCGATCCGGAGATGCAGGGCATCCCTGCAGCAAACGACTTTCGCCATAAGATCGAATTCATCAAGGATGTCGTCAAGGAGTGGGTGGCGAATGGCGGCCTGGGCAACAGCTCCATGAGTCGAGAGTCGCGACTTCGTTGGACCGGTTTCCGAGAGACCGTCCATGCGACGATTCCGCAGAAGCACGTCTGGGTCACCATCGGCGCGCGATGGGGGGACCAACGGCTCTCGACCTTTGTGGATCCGCGCAAACCGTGGGAGCTGGGCGAGGACGTTGACAGCAGCGCCAAGCGGTGA
- a CDS encoding OPA3 domain protein, with translation MVPLPLFKLASLFVRHVSKYGANRIKAQAHDHPRFRAFAAKHGQSIHQLNMRLSVALLRDVEAERRAKERAEAPTVKTEEQQKRDEALEEKARSKPAATSQRGFAFHNVWKRKFRPLPEAKAVDLFADVIGDAFILGVAGALIIYETYKASRKPDANKEQIDDLIRQLEEMKSREDELADAEERQRRRLETLEQLLGGLKDPKTKQPLLPTLQAT, from the exons ATGGTGCCGCTTCCTCTCTTCAAGCTTGCGTCGCTCTTTGTGCGACACGTCTCCAAATATGGCGCG AATCGGATCAAGGCGCAGGCCCACGACCACCCTCGATTCCGAGCCTTTGCGGCGAAGCACGGACAGTCCATCCACCAGCTCAACATGAGACTCTCTGTAGCTCTCCTCCGAGATGTCGAAGCGGAGCGGCGAGCCAAGGAGCGGGCCGAGGCACCGACGGTCAAgacggaggagcagcagaaACGCGACGAGGCATTGGAAGAGAAGGCAAGATCGAAGCCTGCGGCAACGAGCCAGCGAGGGTTTGCATTCCATAACGTATGGAAACGCAAGTTTCGTCCGTTGCCCGAGGCGAAGGCCGTCGACTTGTTCGCCGACGTCATCGGCGACGCCTTCATCCTCGGAGTCGCCGGAGCGCTGATTATTTACGAGACATACAAGGCGTCGCGGAAACCGGATGCGAACAAGGAGCAGATAGACGATTTGATACGGCAGCTCGAAGAGATGAAGAGCAGAGAGGACGAACTAGCGGACGCGGAAGAgaggcaacggcggcggctcgagaCTCTTGAGCAGCTGCTCGGCGGGTTGAAAGATCCAAAGACGAAACAACCGCTCCTACCGACATTGCAGGCGACGTGA
- a CDS encoding PRO41 protein, whose protein sequence is MLEASSTSSNHHPSSLIIVTCCGLTMLSASATLAAHDELFTDAQTARHSYSLSRSMRTLDADELEHRHSLFGGCGIMTNDLHEDAAIHPSIHPYMTVHRLASIFALAAGPRPKTAYTYVVPPILLFLRRPLALGNGTGPRLGLSAQPKAHDWSAYSIIELSSQSSVHPSSEHTASQSNSLIPTGPLADIVLVAFPFRSFGEFVRRQLRTVTSTFSHLPLFGQLSPPSLPIRNPRTELWSGWPRGKEYNGIGHICLSRSKGELNERRREDRPATVGAIQYNRSKGRQRLQGNIKAGIPSKTVDDRIPTMGRLIKNHWARLIMLTAAVYQVAAAVEGFFWPKIFWDFLTKSLDGAVKPAPILQTINLLFGLGVIALEWPLTFLAGTSIHRSLEFRLAILPLTALASVLMYQSTNPAIYYLISSLVYFWAYSEGEMICAKPWTLPQRAGSGLKV, encoded by the exons ATGCTCGAGGCGAGCTCGACAAGCTCCAATCACCATCCTTCGTCCCTGATCATCGTCACTTGTTGCGGTTTGACCATGTTGTCGGCCTCCGCCACGTTGGCGGCACATGATGAACTCTTCACCGACGCGCAGACGGCTCGGCACTCGTATTCGTTGTCAA GGAGCATGAGAACCCTGGATGCTGATGAACTTGAACACCGCCATTCCCTCTTCGGCGGCTGCGGTATCATGACAAACGACTTGCACGAAGACGCCGCCATCCACCCATCTATCCACCCATACATGACCGTCCACCGCCTTGCCAGCATATTTGCCTTGGCGGCCGGCCCCCGACCGAAGACTGCCTATACTTATGTCGTCCCTCCCATTCTCCTCTTCCTTCGCCGGCCGCTG GCCctcggcaacggcaccgGTCCACGACTTGGGCTGTCAGCCCAGCCGAAGGCGCATGACTGGTCGGCATATTCAATTATAGAGCTGTCGTCCCAATCATCCGTCCACCCCTCGTCCGAACATACGGCCTCTCAGTCCAACTCTCTCATTCCTACGGGCCCTCTCGCCGATATTGTGCTTGTGGCATTTCCGTTCCGTTCCTTCGGCGAGTTTGTCCGCCGacaactccgtactgtgaCATCGACATTCTCTCACCTACCTTTGTTTGGCCAGCTCAGCCCTCCATCGCTACCCATCAGAAACCCTCGAACAGAATTGTGGTCAGGCTGGCCTCGCGGCAAGGAATATAACGGGATCGGCCATATCTGCCTCAGTCGCTCAAAAGGTGAATTGAACGAGCGCCGCAGGGAGGACCGCCCCGCGACTGTTGGCGCCATTCAGTACAACCGGAGCAAGGGCCGGCAGAGACTACAAGGCAACATCAAGGCGGGGATACCCTCGAAAACGGTTGACGACAGGATACCCACTATGGGGAGGCTCATCAAAAACCACTGGGCGAGGCTCATCATGCTCACGGCCGCGGTTT ACCaggttgccgccgccgtcgaaggaTTCTTCTGGCCCAAGATATTCTGGGACTTTCTGACAAAAAGTCTGGACGGAGCCGTGAAGCCGGCACCGATTTTGCAAACCATAAACCTACTAtttggcctcggcgtcatcgcTCTGGAGTGGCCTCTCACCTTCTTGGCCGGCACAAGCATTCACCGCTCTCTAGAGTTTCGGCTTGCCATCTTGCCGCTGACGGCGCTGGCCTCGGTGCTCATGTACCAATCGACAAACCCCGCCATCTACTACTTGATCAGCTCCCTCGTCTACTTTTGGGCCTAcagcgagggcgag ATGATCTGCGCAAAACCCTGGACGCTGCCCCAGCGCGCTGGCAGCGGATTGAAGGTCTAG